In a single window of the Streptacidiphilus sp. P02-A3a genome:
- the serA gene encoding phosphoglycerate dehydrogenase translates to MSAATPQKKPVVLIAEELSPATVDALGPDFEIRHCDGANRAELLPAIADVDAILIRSATKVDAEAIAAARRLKVVARAGVGLDNVDVPAATKAGVMVVNAPTSNIVTAAELACGLLISTARHIPAANLALKNGEWKRSKYTGVELAEKTLGVVGLGRIGVLVAQRMSAFGMKIVAYDPYIQAARAAQMGVRLLPLDELLQVSDFITVHLPKTPETIGLIGDEALHKVKPTVRIVNAARGGIVDEEALAAALKEGRVAGAGLDVYVKEPCTDSPLFAFDNVVCTPHLGASTDEAQEKAGISVAKSVRLALAGELVPDAVNVQGGVIAEDVRPGLPLAEKLGRIFTALAGEVAVRLDVEVRGEITQHDVKVLELSALKGVFEDVVAETVSYVNAPLFAQERGLEVRLTTTSESPEYRNVIVVRGTLNDGREVSVSGTLTGPKRIQKIVGVDTFDVDLALTDHMAFFRYDDRPGVVGTLGRLLGEAGINIAGMQVSRDDEAGDALVSLTVDSEIPQPLLGEISAEIGAKFARSVNLTA, encoded by the coding sequence GTGAGCGCTGCTACCCCTCAGAAGAAGCCTGTCGTTCTCATCGCGGAAGAGCTGTCGCCTGCGACCGTTGACGCTCTGGGCCCCGACTTCGAGATCCGCCACTGCGACGGCGCCAACCGCGCCGAGCTGCTTCCCGCCATCGCCGACGTCGACGCGATCCTCATCCGCTCCGCCACCAAGGTGGACGCCGAGGCCATCGCGGCGGCCCGCCGACTGAAGGTCGTCGCCCGAGCCGGCGTCGGCCTCGACAACGTCGACGTGCCCGCCGCCACCAAGGCCGGTGTGATGGTCGTCAACGCGCCGACCTCCAACATCGTCACCGCCGCCGAGCTTGCCTGCGGCCTGCTCATCTCCACCGCCCGGCACATCCCGGCGGCCAACCTCGCGCTCAAGAACGGCGAGTGGAAGCGCAGCAAGTACACCGGCGTGGAGCTCGCCGAGAAGACCCTCGGCGTGGTCGGCCTCGGCCGGATCGGCGTGCTGGTGGCGCAGCGCATGTCCGCCTTCGGCATGAAGATCGTCGCCTACGACCCCTACATCCAGGCCGCCCGCGCCGCCCAGATGGGCGTCAGGCTGCTGCCGCTGGACGAGCTGCTGCAGGTCTCGGACTTCATCACGGTGCACCTGCCGAAGACCCCGGAGACCATCGGCCTGATCGGCGACGAGGCGCTGCACAAGGTCAAGCCGACGGTCCGGATCGTCAACGCCGCCCGTGGCGGGATCGTCGACGAGGAGGCCCTGGCCGCCGCGCTCAAGGAGGGCCGGGTCGCCGGCGCGGGCCTGGACGTCTACGTCAAGGAGCCCTGCACCGACTCCCCGCTGTTCGCCTTCGACAACGTGGTGTGCACGCCGCACCTGGGCGCCTCCACCGACGAGGCGCAGGAGAAGGCGGGCATCTCGGTCGCCAAGTCCGTCCGGCTCGCGCTCGCGGGCGAGCTGGTACCGGACGCGGTGAACGTCCAGGGCGGCGTCATCGCCGAGGACGTCCGTCCCGGCCTGCCGCTGGCGGAGAAGCTCGGCCGGATCTTCACCGCGCTGGCGGGCGAGGTCGCGGTGCGGCTCGACGTCGAGGTCCGCGGCGAGATCACCCAGCACGACGTCAAGGTGCTGGAGCTGTCCGCGCTCAAGGGCGTCTTCGAGGACGTCGTCGCCGAGACCGTGTCCTACGTCAACGCCCCGCTGTTCGCGCAGGAGCGCGGCCTGGAGGTGCGGCTCACGACGACCAGCGAGAGCCCGGAGTACCGCAACGTCATCGTGGTCCGCGGCACCCTGAACGACGGCCGCGAGGTCTCCGTCTCCGGCACGCTGACCGGCCCCAAGCGGATCCAGAAGATCGTCGGCGTGGACACCTTCGACGTGGACCTGGCGCTCACCGACCACATGGCGTTCTTCCGCTACGACGACCGCCCCGGCGTGGTCGGCACCCTCGGCCGACTGCTGGGCGAGGCCGGGATCAACATCGCCGGAATGCAGGTCTCCCGCGACGACGAGGCCGGGGACGCCCTGGTCTCGCTCACCGTCGACAGCGAGATCCCGCAGCCGCTGCTGGGCGAGATCTCCGCCGAGATCGGCGCGAAGTTCGCCCGCTCGGTGAACCTGACCGCCTGA
- the ilvC gene encoding ketol-acid reductoisomerase, whose amino-acid sequence MAELFYDEDADLSIIQGRKVAILGYGSQGHAHALSLRDSGVDVRVGLLPESKSRAKAEEQGLRVVTPAEAAAEADVIMILVPDPIQGDVYKEVVEPNLKAGDALFFGHGLNIRYGFITPPADVDVCMVAPKGPGHLVRRQYEEGRGVPCIVAVEQDATGKGLELALSYAKGIGGTRAGVIKTTFTEETETDLFGEQAVLCGGTSALVKAGFETLVEAGYQPEIAYFECLHELKLIVDLMYEGGLEKMRWSVSETAEWGDYITGPKIITADTKAAMKQVLAEIQDGSFANTWIAEYKAGLPKYNEYKKADSEHLLETTGKKLRKLMSWVDDEA is encoded by the coding sequence ATGGCCGAGCTGTTCTACGACGAAGACGCCGATCTGTCCATCATCCAGGGCCGCAAGGTCGCGATCCTCGGCTACGGCAGCCAGGGCCACGCGCACGCGCTGTCGCTGCGTGACTCGGGCGTGGACGTCCGCGTCGGCCTGCTGCCGGAGTCCAAGTCCCGTGCCAAGGCCGAGGAGCAGGGCCTGCGCGTGGTCACTCCGGCCGAGGCCGCGGCCGAGGCCGACGTCATCATGATCCTGGTGCCGGACCCGATCCAGGGTGACGTCTACAAGGAGGTCGTCGAGCCCAACCTCAAGGCGGGCGACGCGCTGTTCTTCGGCCACGGCCTGAACATCCGCTACGGCTTCATCACCCCCCCGGCCGACGTCGACGTCTGCATGGTCGCCCCGAAGGGCCCGGGCCACCTGGTCCGCCGCCAGTACGAGGAGGGCCGCGGCGTCCCGTGCATCGTGGCCGTCGAGCAGGACGCCACCGGCAAGGGCCTGGAGCTCGCGCTCTCCTACGCCAAGGGCATCGGCGGCACCCGCGCCGGGGTCATCAAGACCACCTTCACCGAGGAGACCGAGACCGACCTGTTCGGTGAGCAGGCCGTCCTCTGCGGTGGCACCTCCGCCCTGGTCAAGGCCGGTTTCGAGACCCTGGTCGAGGCCGGCTACCAGCCGGAGATCGCCTACTTCGAGTGCCTGCACGAGCTGAAGCTCATCGTCGACCTCATGTACGAGGGCGGCCTGGAGAAGATGCGCTGGTCGGTCTCCGAGACCGCCGAGTGGGGCGACTACATCACCGGCCCGAAGATCATCACCGCCGACACCAAGGCCGCGATGAAGCAGGTCCTCGCCGAGATCCAGGACGGCTCCTTCGCCAACACCTGGATCGCCGAGTACAAGGCCGGTCTGCCGAAGTACAACGAGTACAAGAAGGCCGACAGCGAGCACCTGCTGGAGACCACCGGCAAGAAGCTGCGCAAGCTGATGAGCTGGGTCGACGACGAGGCGTAA
- the ilvN gene encoding acetolactate synthase small subunit, giving the protein MSKHTLSVLVENKPGVLARIAALFSRRGFNIDSLAVGPTEHPDISRMTIVVNVEDLPLEQVTKQLNKLVNVIKIVELDPVAAVRRELVLVKVRADSETRSQITEIVQLFRAKTVDVSPDAVTIEATGGSDKLEAMLKMLEPYGIKELVQSGMVAVGRGARSITDRSLRALDRSA; this is encoded by the coding sequence ATGTCCAAGCACACCCTCTCGGTCCTGGTCGAGAACAAGCCCGGCGTGCTCGCCCGCATCGCCGCGCTGTTCTCCCGCCGGGGATTCAACATCGACTCGCTCGCCGTCGGCCCGACCGAGCACCCCGACATCTCCCGGATGACCATCGTCGTCAACGTGGAGGACCTGCCGCTGGAGCAGGTCACCAAGCAGCTCAACAAGCTGGTGAACGTCATAAAGATCGTCGAGCTGGACCCGGTGGCGGCGGTGCGCCGCGAGCTGGTCCTGGTCAAGGTGCGCGCGGACAGCGAGACCCGCTCCCAGATCACCGAGATCGTCCAGCTGTTCCGCGCCAAGACCGTGGACGTGTCCCCGGACGCGGTGACCATCGAGGCGACCGGTGGCTCCGACAAGCTCGAAGCCATGCTGAAGATGCTGGAACCGTACGGCATCAAGGAACTGGTGCAGTCGGGCATGGTGGCGGTGGGCCGGGGCGCCCGCTCGATCACCGACCGCTCGTTGCGGGCGCTCGACCGCAGCGCCTGA
- a CDS encoding acetolactate synthase large subunit — MTEHSAAAPQRGETPVSEPMTGAQSLIRSLEAVGAETVFGIPGGAILPAYDPLMDSTKVRHVLVRHEQGAGHAATGYAQATGKVGVCMATSGPGATNLVTPIADAYMDSVPIVAITGQVASAVIGTDAFQEADICGITMPIIKHNYLVTDPAEIPRVVAEAFHIAATGRPGPVLIDIAKDALQGQTVFRWPVEMQLPGYRPVTKPHAKQIREAARLLTSAKRPVLYIGGGVIKAGATAELRILAELTGAPVVTTLMALGAFPDTHDQHLGMPGMHGSVAAVTALQKADLLFAVGTRFDDRVTGRLDTFAPGAKIVHADIDPAEIGKNRTADVPIVGDAREILADLIQAVQAEIAAGTAPEYTEWWEQLNGWRKTYPLGYDTAPDGMLSPQQVIERIGQLVGTDAIYVAGVGQHQMWASQFLTFDKPATWLNSGGAGTMGYAVPAAMGAKAGMPGTEVWAIDGDGCFQMTNQELVTCALNNIPIKVAIINNGSLGMVRQWQTLFYGERYSNTVLHDGPANDGRGPAAGTRIPDFVKLAEAMGCYGLRCERPEDLDTVIQQAMAIKDGPVVVDFIVHQDAMVWPMVAAGTSNDEILAARDLRPDFGDEND; from the coding sequence ATGACTGAGCACTCAGCCGCCGCCCCGCAGCGCGGCGAGACCCCCGTCTCCGAGCCCATGACCGGGGCCCAGTCGCTCATCCGCTCGCTCGAAGCGGTCGGCGCCGAGACGGTCTTCGGGATTCCGGGCGGTGCCATCCTCCCGGCGTACGACCCGCTGATGGACTCCACCAAGGTCCGCCACGTCCTGGTCCGGCACGAGCAGGGCGCGGGTCACGCCGCCACCGGCTACGCGCAGGCCACCGGCAAGGTCGGGGTCTGCATGGCCACCTCAGGACCGGGCGCCACCAACCTGGTCACCCCGATCGCCGACGCCTACATGGACTCGGTGCCGATCGTCGCCATCACCGGCCAGGTCGCCAGCGCGGTGATCGGCACGGACGCCTTCCAGGAGGCGGACATCTGCGGCATCACGATGCCGATCATCAAGCACAACTACCTGGTCACCGACCCGGCCGAGATCCCCCGGGTGGTCGCCGAGGCGTTCCACATCGCCGCCACCGGGCGGCCCGGCCCGGTCCTGATCGACATCGCCAAGGACGCGCTGCAGGGCCAGACCGTGTTCCGCTGGCCGGTGGAGATGCAGCTGCCCGGCTACCGGCCGGTCACCAAGCCGCACGCCAAGCAGATCCGCGAGGCCGCCCGGCTGCTGACCTCGGCCAAGCGCCCGGTGCTCTACATCGGCGGCGGTGTGATCAAGGCGGGCGCGACCGCCGAGCTGCGGATCCTGGCCGAGCTGACCGGCGCCCCGGTGGTCACCACGCTGATGGCGCTGGGCGCCTTCCCGGACACCCACGACCAGCACCTGGGCATGCCCGGGATGCACGGCTCGGTCGCCGCGGTCACCGCGCTGCAGAAGGCGGACCTGCTGTTCGCCGTCGGCACCCGCTTCGACGACCGGGTCACCGGTCGGCTGGACACCTTCGCGCCCGGCGCCAAGATCGTGCACGCGGACATCGACCCGGCCGAGATCGGCAAGAACCGCACCGCCGACGTGCCGATCGTCGGCGACGCCCGGGAGATCCTGGCCGACCTGATCCAGGCCGTGCAGGCGGAGATCGCGGCCGGTACCGCGCCGGAGTACACCGAGTGGTGGGAGCAGCTGAACGGCTGGCGCAAGACCTACCCGCTGGGCTACGACACGGCGCCGGACGGCATGCTCAGCCCGCAGCAGGTGATCGAGCGGATCGGGCAGCTGGTCGGCACGGACGCGATCTACGTCGCCGGGGTCGGCCAGCACCAGATGTGGGCCTCCCAGTTCCTCACCTTCGACAAGCCCGCGACCTGGCTGAACTCCGGTGGCGCGGGGACGATGGGCTACGCGGTCCCGGCGGCGATGGGCGCCAAGGCGGGTATGCCCGGCACCGAGGTGTGGGCGATCGACGGCGACGGCTGCTTCCAGATGACCAACCAGGAGCTGGTCACCTGCGCGCTGAACAACATCCCGATCAAGGTCGCGATCATCAACAACGGCTCGCTGGGCATGGTCCGCCAGTGGCAGACGCTGTTCTACGGCGAGCGCTACTCCAACACCGTGCTGCACGACGGCCCGGCGAACGACGGGCGGGGCCCGGCGGCGGGCACCCGGATCCCGGACTTCGTGAAGCTGGCCGAGGCCATGGGCTGCTACGGGCTGCGCTGCGAGCGCCCGGAGGACCTGGACACGGTGATCCAGCAGGCGATGGCGATCAAGGACGGCCCGGTCGTGGTCGACTTCATCGTGCACCAGGACGCCATGGTCTGGCCGATGGTCGCCGCCGGCACCAGCAACGACGAAATCCTCGCGGCGCGCGACCTGCGCCCGGACTTCGGCGACGAGAATGACTGA
- a CDS encoding bifunctional diguanylate cyclase/phosphodiesterase: protein MPRLLILLVCLGYLSGASVGWGSQTLADFMGDFGLAAAALTSAFSCLAYACASGQGRNRSAWLCFGVSSLMVAFGNGAWGWYEVVLRIPVPVPSIADYAFLMFAPPAILGLLLLANRPRNLAGWICLALDGWLIAGSLLTLSWSLALARTAHGAAGSPLRLSMALAYPLLDILLISMVLGLRFRSREGNRAAVHTAIVALALTVLCDALFTSAAFKDSYHSGELLDAGWFTGSMLLAWAPWAGGTGHPVTPRSRPPVASTFSALTPYVAAAVCTAGLLYNALTQHDLDRFVLIVGCTVVFALILRQGIMLLDNLALAQRLARQEQHFRSLVQGSSDVIMIADPGGVLRYVSPAAAGVYGRPAEEIVGTRLPEMVHPDDLGHVLWEVQRYLAQSPDAERTARIECRVRSGAGAWLDVESTVNRYRDGLIFNCRDVSERVRLQAQLEHNAFHDTLTDLPNRALFLERGRQALSGPDPADRRSSGRPPAQPQPQTQPQAQAQPQARADGPEPAAGPVAVLFLDLDGFKAVNDNAGHQAGDELLVQAARRLQESVRAVDTVARLGGDEFAVLLVGDLDQTRAGEVAERLRRALSAPYWIGGEELTVAASIGIAFAEPGVTPAKLLRNADLAMYQAKKHGKDRVSVYTPELRTALHRRTELDQRLRIAVREGQFALVHQPVVDLVTGAVAGLAAQARWRAAQGALLTPAETLHAAEGGERASRFARWMVEQALLQAADRRDRLPATAQLPVAVRLSARRFAAPGLQETVEALLRRTGLPGSALLLEIAGTEASESQARPFESQQFEELVRRLTALRRLSVGVTLDGLGGVSAPLSGLRRLPVDAIKLEPGVVAGMTESVFLRTLAGSVLRLGRDLGLTTVAEGVDRPEQAVLLRELGCRLGQGQLYSGPLEQQPLDELLRGPGFGPAHPPGVEPELFHAPTGDTREPSADASADHPHQAADQRIRPFQGVRGGRLGLGPNDETAIPSA, encoded by the coding sequence CTGCCCAGGCTGCTGATCCTGCTGGTCTGCCTGGGATACCTCTCCGGCGCCTCGGTCGGCTGGGGGTCGCAGACCCTCGCCGACTTCATGGGCGACTTCGGGCTCGCCGCCGCCGCACTCACCTCCGCGTTCTCCTGCCTGGCCTACGCCTGCGCCTCCGGCCAGGGCCGGAACCGCTCCGCCTGGCTCTGCTTCGGCGTCTCCTCACTGATGGTCGCCTTCGGTAACGGCGCCTGGGGCTGGTACGAGGTGGTGCTGCGGATCCCGGTCCCGGTCCCCTCGATCGCCGACTACGCCTTCCTGATGTTCGCCCCGCCCGCGATCCTCGGCCTGCTGCTGCTCGCCAACCGCCCCCGGAACCTGGCCGGATGGATCTGCCTGGCGCTGGACGGCTGGCTGATCGCGGGTTCGCTGCTGACCCTCAGCTGGAGCCTGGCGCTGGCCCGCACCGCGCACGGCGCCGCGGGCAGCCCGCTGCGGCTCTCCATGGCCCTGGCCTACCCGCTGCTGGACATCCTGCTGATCAGCATGGTCCTCGGGCTGCGCTTCCGCAGCCGCGAGGGCAACCGCGCCGCCGTGCACACCGCCATAGTCGCCCTCGCGCTGACCGTGCTCTGCGACGCGCTGTTCACCAGCGCGGCCTTCAAGGACTCCTACCACTCCGGCGAACTGCTGGATGCCGGCTGGTTCACCGGGAGCATGCTGCTGGCCTGGGCACCCTGGGCGGGCGGCACCGGCCACCCGGTCACCCCCCGCTCCCGGCCCCCGGTCGCCTCCACCTTCAGCGCGCTCACCCCCTACGTCGCCGCCGCGGTCTGTACCGCCGGCCTGCTCTACAACGCGCTGACCCAGCACGACCTCGACCGCTTCGTACTGATCGTCGGCTGCACCGTGGTCTTCGCGCTGATCCTGCGCCAGGGCATCATGCTGCTGGACAACCTGGCCCTGGCCCAGCGGCTGGCCCGGCAGGAGCAGCACTTCCGCTCCCTGGTCCAGGGCTCCAGCGACGTCATCATGATCGCCGACCCCGGCGGCGTGCTGCGCTACGTCAGCCCGGCCGCCGCCGGGGTCTACGGCCGTCCCGCCGAGGAGATCGTCGGCACCCGGCTGCCGGAGATGGTCCACCCGGACGACCTCGGCCACGTGCTCTGGGAGGTCCAGCGCTACCTCGCGCAGAGCCCGGACGCCGAACGCACCGCCCGGATCGAGTGCCGGGTCCGCTCCGGCGCGGGCGCCTGGCTGGACGTCGAGTCCACCGTCAACCGGTACCGCGACGGGCTGATCTTCAACTGCCGCGACGTCTCCGAACGGGTGCGGCTACAGGCCCAGTTGGAACACAACGCGTTCCACGACACACTCACCGACCTGCCCAACCGGGCGCTGTTCCTGGAACGCGGCCGACAGGCGCTGAGCGGCCCCGACCCGGCCGACCGCCGCTCGTCCGGCCGACCACCGGCGCAGCCGCAGCCGCAGACCCAGCCGCAGGCCCAGGCGCAGCCGCAGGCCCGGGCCGACGGCCCCGAACCGGCCGCCGGGCCGGTCGCGGTGCTCTTCCTCGACCTGGACGGCTTCAAGGCCGTCAACGACAACGCCGGACACCAGGCCGGTGACGAACTCCTGGTCCAGGCCGCCCGCAGGCTCCAGGAGTCGGTACGCGCGGTGGACACCGTGGCCCGCCTCGGCGGCGACGAGTTCGCGGTGCTGCTGGTCGGCGACCTCGACCAGACCCGCGCCGGGGAGGTCGCCGAGCGGTTGCGGCGCGCGCTCTCCGCGCCGTACTGGATCGGCGGCGAGGAGCTCACCGTCGCCGCCAGCATCGGCATCGCCTTCGCCGAGCCCGGGGTCACCCCGGCCAAGCTGCTGCGCAACGCCGACCTGGCGATGTACCAGGCCAAGAAGCACGGCAAGGACCGGGTCTCGGTCTACACCCCCGAACTGCGCACCGCGCTGCACCGCCGGACCGAGCTGGACCAGCGGCTGCGGATCGCCGTCCGCGAGGGCCAGTTCGCGCTGGTGCACCAACCGGTGGTGGACCTGGTCACCGGCGCCGTGGCCGGGCTCGCCGCCCAGGCCCGCTGGCGGGCCGCGCAGGGCGCGCTGCTGACACCCGCCGAGACGCTGCACGCCGCCGAGGGCGGGGAGCGGGCGTCCCGCTTCGCCCGCTGGATGGTCGAACAGGCGCTGCTCCAGGCGGCCGACCGGCGCGACCGGCTGCCCGCCACCGCCCAGCTCCCGGTCGCGGTCCGGCTCTCCGCGCGCCGGTTCGCCGCACCCGGCCTGCAGGAGACCGTGGAGGCCCTGCTGCGCCGCACCGGTCTGCCGGGATCCGCGCTGCTGCTGGAGATCGCCGGGACGGAGGCCAGCGAGAGCCAGGCCCGGCCGTTCGAGTCGCAGCAGTTCGAGGAGCTGGTCCGGCGCTTGACCGCGCTGCGGCGGCTCAGCGTGGGCGTGACCCTGGACGGCCTCGGCGGCGTCTCCGCCCCGCTCAGCGGGCTGCGCCGACTGCCGGTGGACGCGATCAAGCTGGAGCCGGGGGTGGTCGCCGGCATGACCGAGTCCGTCTTCCTGCGGACGCTCGCGGGCTCCGTGCTGCGGCTCGGCCGCGACCTGGGGCTGACCACCGTCGCCGAGGGCGTGGACCGGCCGGAGCAAGCGGTGCTGCTGCGCGAACTCGGCTGCCGCCTCGGCCAGGGGCAGCTCTACAGCGGACCGCTGGAGCAGCAGCCGCTGGACGAGCTGCTGCGCGGCCCCGGCTTCGGCCCGGCGCACCCGCCCGGGGTGGAACCGGAGCTGTTCCACGCCCCAACGGGTGACACCCGCGAGCCGTCCGCCGACGCGTCGGCGGATCATCCGCACCAGGCCGCTGACCAGCGGATCCGCCCGTTCCAGGGGGTCCGCGGCGGACGTCTCGGGCTGGGTCCGAATGATGAGACAGCGATCCCGTCGGCTTGA
- a CDS encoding 2-hydroxyacid dehydrogenase, with translation MTRYLLPYPTDQIGGLPEAFAAVLWDGVTPPPPQDVLDGVEFFCLPYLTGGAGLSLLPRLPSLRVVQTLTAGVDDVLPHLPAGVSCCNARGLHDASTAELAATLILASLRGIPQSVRRQDAGQWQQKFHPSLADRTVLIVGYGSIGAALEARLLPFECGVVRVARSARNAPLGQVHALDELPVLLPAADVVVLLVPLSEQSRGLAGKEFLGRMKDGALLVNVARGAVVDTGALLAELESGRLRAALDVTDPEPLPTGHPLWHAPNVLITPHVGGPSSAFLPRALRLLRSQLLLDLAGEPLANVVVSG, from the coding sequence ATGACCCGCTACCTGCTGCCCTACCCGACCGACCAGATCGGCGGACTGCCCGAGGCGTTCGCCGCCGTCCTGTGGGACGGCGTCACGCCCCCGCCCCCGCAGGACGTGCTCGACGGCGTCGAGTTCTTCTGCCTGCCCTACCTGACCGGCGGCGCCGGGCTGTCGCTGCTGCCGAGGCTGCCCTCGCTGCGGGTGGTGCAGACGCTCACCGCCGGGGTGGACGACGTGCTGCCGCACCTCCCGGCGGGGGTGTCCTGCTGCAACGCCCGGGGACTGCACGACGCCAGCACCGCCGAACTGGCCGCCACCCTGATCCTGGCCTCGCTGCGGGGCATCCCGCAGTCGGTGCGCCGCCAGGACGCCGGGCAGTGGCAGCAGAAGTTCCACCCCTCGCTGGCCGACCGCACGGTGCTGATCGTCGGCTACGGCTCGATCGGGGCGGCGCTGGAGGCCCGACTGCTGCCCTTCGAGTGCGGGGTGGTCCGGGTGGCGCGCAGCGCCCGGAACGCGCCCCTCGGCCAGGTGCACGCCCTCGACGAGCTTCCGGTGCTCCTTCCCGCCGCCGACGTGGTGGTGCTGCTGGTCCCGCTCTCCGAACAGAGCCGGGGACTGGCGGGCAAGGAGTTCCTGGGCCGGATGAAGGACGGCGCGCTGCTGGTCAACGTCGCCCGGGGGGCGGTGGTGGACACCGGGGCGCTGCTGGCCGAACTGGAGTCGGGACGGCTGCGCGCGGCCCTGGACGTCACCGACCCGGAGCCGCTGCCGACCGGGCACCCGCTCTGGCACGCGCCGAATGTCCTGATCACCCCTCATGTCGGCGGCCCCAGTTCGGCGTTCCTGCCGCGCGCGCTGCGACTGCTGCGCTCTCAACTGCTGCTGGACCTGGCGGGTGAACCGCTCGCGAACGTGGTGGTGAGCGGCTGA